The Novipirellula aureliae genome segment CTCGCCTCGATCGCCATAAATGCCGGTCGCTGACGCACAGATCAAAACCTTCGGCTTGTTTTCGAGTTTGGCAAGGGATTCACATAATTGCCGAGTCTTCATCACACGGCTGTCATGAATCTGACGCTTCATATTTTCGGACCATCGTTTGCCAGCGATTGATTTTCCAGCCAAATGGATAACGGCCTCTGTGCCGTCAAGACGCTTGGCTTCGCTTTCGCTTTCCCAGACGGCAAGGCGGTCTTTCGATGGTGAATCGCGGACAATACGAACCGTTTGATGGCCGAACAAAGTCAACATGCTTTGGAGCGCGGATCCCACCAATCCGTGACTCCCTGAAATCGCGATTTGTGACGTCTGGTTGGGATAGACGCTCATCAAAGCCAAATCGTCTCGCGTGATCCGATGCCGGTAAGCAAACATCGACTCAACTTTTCGACGTACCCATGCGCCACCAAACAGCCGTCCGAGGGCACCCAAACGAACCCGGTAGTCGATCGTATCGGTGAGACACGAACCGTTGTTCTGCGGGCTCTCCCCATCAGCGAACTCGTGCCGGTGCTCCCAACTCGCAAATGGACCTGAAATCTGAGTGTCGGTAAACGAGTGGGGTGGGTTATAAGCAGTATGCTCGGCGACCCAACGAAGCGGCACGCCGAAAACACTCATCTTCAAAATAACTTGGCTGCCAACTTTTAAACTGCCATCACTCTTCTCGATGACAACCGACTCCCATGGCGGCGTTAACCTCTGCAATGCCCCAAACCGTTCGTGATAGGCGAAAGCTCGCTCTTTGGAAACACGAAGTGAACTTGAAACGCGATACCGAATAGAAGCCGTCATAAAAAACGTTGCCCTTATACTTCGAGTTCAGCAAGCTGGACTTCGCCAGCCATACTGCGTAGCTTATCCATCGCCCGTCGTTCGATTTGACGAACTCGCTCTTTACTTATCCCCAAACGGTCAGCCAACGATTGTAGAGTATGAACCTTGCGATGCGAACCAAGCGAAAATCGAGCGCGAATAATCAACTTCTCGCGGCGGTCCAAGTCTTCAAGCATGCTTGCCAAGCGGCTGCGAAGTTCATGCCAACGACCTTCGCTAATCGAAGAACCACGATCCTCATCACTCAGATCCAAATTCATGTCCTGTAGTCCCCCCACCACTTTTTGTCGCTCTTGCTGATTCATCACCACCGTGCGATACGAATTGCGACGAACAACCTGAGTTGCATACGTACTGAAACGAAATCCACGGTCGTAATCGAATTTCTCTACCGCACGCATTAGGGCCACGATGCCGTCACTTAGCAACTCATCAAATGGATTGTTTGCATTCACAAACTTCTTGACGATCGAGAAAACCAAACGCAGATTTGCCTCAACGATTCGGTCTCGATGCCAATTGGCGAGCGACACCAAGCGATCGATCAGCATCAAGCGAACGCGTGACGGACGGTTCGGGTTTAACAAGCGGCGATGAACCGCAGCGTGATGGAGTAAAAAGTTCATTCGCTGAAATAGCATCACCTCTTGCTCGGACGTCAACAAAGGAGCCTCGCAAAGTCGACCGAGATGAATTGGCAGATCAACGCCGCTGCGGGTAGCCGTTCGCATTCCAAGCTCCTTCTGACGAGGTGCCAGCCCGAGTGACACCGAAAAAATCTGGTTTCCCGAACCCGCATCCGCGAAGGCGCTGTTACTGATCAAGCCGATCTCTTGGCGAAGTTGCATCTTCGTCGCGCGCCTCAGATCGTCCCGGCTCATCAAATTGTAGTCGCGAGCCGCAGCGTCGGCAGCAAGATTCGCCGCTTCGAGTTCGGCCGAACGCATCCACGCTGCAACGCGCGCTGGAATCGTCATCTTCTTATCAGAAACGGTGGAGGTTGCTTGGGTCATCGAGTTACTTTCCAGTGAAAACGGAACAGGTTAATGGACGCTCAATCAAGAATGAACGTTTTTGACGCCCAAAACGTTCATGTCGTTATA includes the following:
- a CDS encoding TIGR01777 family oxidoreductase, with amino-acid sequence MTASIRYRVSSSLRVSKERAFAYHERFGALQRLTPPWESVVIEKSDGSLKVGSQVILKMSVFGVPLRWVAEHTAYNPPHSFTDTQISGPFASWEHRHEFADGESPQNNGSCLTDTIDYRVRLGALGRLFGGAWVRRKVESMFAYRHRITRDDLALMSVYPNQTSQIAISGSHGLVGSALQSMLTLFGHQTVRIVRDSPSKDRLAVWESESEAKRLDGTEAVIHLAGKSIAGKRWSENMKRQIHDSRVMKTRQLCESLAKLENKPKVLICASATGIYGDRGEAILDEQSSGGGDFLAGVADEWEQACQPAKDAGIRVVHARFGLILSPSGGALQKMLVPAKFAGGALGNGKQWWSWIALDDAIGALYHSMMNEQVRGAVNFVSPHPIRNSDFAKTLGRVVNRPALFPAPAAALRLAMGEMADALLLSSTRVLPTVLQATNYSFRFTDLEETLRYLLGKERLKSSLRQPVP
- a CDS encoding sigma-70 family RNA polymerase sigma factor, whose product is MSRDDLRRATKMQLRQEIGLISNSAFADAGSGNQIFSVSLGLAPRQKELGMRTATRSGVDLPIHLGRLCEAPLLTSEQEVMLFQRMNFLLHHAAVHRRLLNPNRPSRVRLMLIDRLVSLANWHRDRIVEANLRLVFSIVKKFVNANNPFDELLSDGIVALMRAVEKFDYDRGFRFSTYATQVVRRNSYRTVVMNQQERQKVVGGLQDMNLDLSDEDRGSSISEGRWHELRSRLASMLEDLDRREKLIIRARFSLGSHRKVHTLQSLADRLGISKERVRQIERRAMDKLRSMAGEVQLAELEV